A window of Desulfobacterales bacterium contains these coding sequences:
- a CDS encoding ferredoxin, producing the protein MKVKIDYDLCMGDRNCNKLCPEVFDYDTDQLQARIIVDEVPEQYHDVVRQAAAECAPGAIIVEE; encoded by the coding sequence ATGAAAGTGAAAATTGACTATGATTTATGTATGGGTGATCGCAACTGCAACAAACTGTGCCCGGAAGTCTTCGATTACGATACCGACCAATTGCAGGCCAGGATCATCGTTGACGAAGTGCCCGAACAGTATCATGATGTGGTCCGACAGGCAGCCGCTGAATGCGCTCCCGGTGCGATCATTGTCGAAGAATAG
- the uvrA gene encoding excinuclease ABC subunit UvrA, which produces MKTQSISVKGARQHNLKNLDIDIPLNRITVVTGVSGSGKSSLAFDTLYAEGQRRYVETFSPYARQFMDRMDRPQVDKIEGIPPAIAIDRKDPVRTSRSTVGTMTEITDYVKLLYARLGELHCQMCGQPVKPETPAHVWNFLISQPPGAQVVITFPYQLEGSPFDEVRRYLMQMGFDRLYLENRIVHLDEWQPAKDQKRIPVLVDRVILRDKDRERILDSLELAYRFGGGQLDIWVPPHGHKAFSNQLQCAKCHITYNPPLPNLFSFNSPLGACDTCRGFGRTIGIDMDLIIPDPSRSLADGAIKPFGSEKDGRMEYDDLMDFCRRRRISTRVPFKRLKAADKKAIIEGTSNYYGVKGLFRWLERKTYKMPVRVFLSRYRSYDICPDCDGARFKDETLLYRLADRTIAQVYQKNVLQALDFFNRLRLPERDEAGLLVRDEVRSRLTYLKDVGLGYLTLDRQSRTLSGGEVQRVALASALGSSLVNTLYVLDEPSIGLHPRDNHRLIRILKGLRNLSNTVVVVEHDPEIIRESDFLLDLGPRAGEKGGEVMYFGPTANVNGSLTGQYLKGKRRIEHSRQTRRPDKNRWITIKKAAENNLKNIDVRIPLGMFVCLTGVSGSGKSTLAEEILYKAVKRALGDPQDRPGRHQKLTGINHIDDVVLIDQRAIGRTPRANALTYTKALDPIRKLLAATEDARAKNFGPGYFSFNVDGGRCETCKGDGFEKVEMQFLSDVFITCPDCKGRRFTEAILQITYQGKNINDILNLTVSQALDFFIDQSKIVTALQPLAGVGLSYLRLGQPINTLSGGEAQRLKLSRHLKSNGKRAGQRLFIFDEPTTGLHFDDIGKLLASLQRLVDDGNTVLVIEHNMDVVKTADWVIDLGPEGGDDGGQLVASGTPQKIAQNGNSHTGRFLKAYLEGKGRLKRPTSGRPAEVADPMAAFGASATPKRISLKGAREHNLKNISLTVPQNELVVLSGVSGSGKSTLAFDILFAEGQRRYLESLAPYVRQYMKILERPDVDLVTGLAPTVAIEQRISHSSRRSTVATLTEIYHFLRLLFSKLGHQHCPGCDRQLTAQSQAAIVKQLRQRYARKRATMLATQVFGRKGFHKDVLARALKKGFKKARIDGRMTPLKEGMALSRYHEHTIELVVGRLPSKNLAPLVDKALKIGNGSLTLVGRGGHEEIYSLSGTCPTCGISLEPLDPRLFSFNSKQGACPDCGGLGVTGILEIDDDDVPIATTVCVSCAGSRLKPQTRAVKVGGHSIWDLVRKPAQDTFNAIKKLKFPAAQKPIAEPVVNEILTRLSLLNQLGLSYLSLSRSGDTLSGGEAQRVRLAAQLGSNLTGVCYILDEPTIGLHARDNGILIDALKTLRDRGNSILVVEHDEETIRAADTIIDLGPGAGQDGGKVVASGGLHHLKKVKSSITGALIDGHAKKISSRLRPYRSAKKLFVQGAKTNNLKNISARFPLGRLVCITGVSGSGKSSLLKETLYKGLRNRLQKKNYPAGQCKDIKGWQQIQRVLEVDHSPIGRTPRSVPASYVGFLSEIRKLFSLTPTARARGYKPGRFSFNVAEGRCDACKGQGRPKVKMSFLPDVYVPCEICRGKRYNKETLAIQYKGKSMADVLEMTFAEAVRFFSAVPNIRRAVQFVCDVGLGYLCLGQPSPTLSGGEAQRIKLAKQLVKRSNGHTFYILDEPTTGLHLADIMRLINVLQALVDEGNTVAIIEHNMEIIKEADHIIDLGPEGGDQGGRVVATGSPAELLKFSAKSHTARCFQRYLNGSEVQGSEVQRFKGSKVK; this is translated from the coding sequence ATGAAAACGCAATCCATTAGCGTCAAAGGCGCCCGCCAGCACAATCTCAAAAACCTGGATATCGACATCCCTCTGAACCGGATTACGGTCGTCACCGGCGTTAGCGGTTCCGGCAAGTCGTCGCTGGCTTTTGATACCCTCTATGCTGAAGGACAGCGCCGCTACGTGGAAACGTTTTCACCCTATGCACGCCAGTTTATGGATCGCATGGATCGGCCGCAGGTGGACAAAATCGAAGGGATTCCGCCGGCCATCGCCATCGACCGCAAAGACCCCGTGCGAACCTCGCGATCAACGGTCGGCACCATGACCGAAATCACCGATTACGTCAAATTGCTGTACGCCCGACTCGGGGAGCTTCATTGCCAGATGTGCGGACAGCCGGTAAAGCCCGAAACACCGGCGCATGTATGGAATTTCTTAATAAGCCAGCCGCCCGGTGCCCAGGTGGTGATCACCTTTCCTTATCAACTGGAGGGATCACCCTTCGATGAAGTGCGGCGCTATCTGATGCAGATGGGTTTTGACCGCCTTTACCTCGAAAACCGCATTGTTCACCTGGACGAATGGCAGCCGGCAAAAGATCAAAAGCGGATTCCGGTATTGGTCGACCGCGTCATCCTGCGGGACAAAGACCGTGAGCGCATCCTAGATTCCCTCGAGCTGGCCTATCGTTTCGGCGGCGGACAGCTGGATATCTGGGTTCCACCCCACGGCCACAAAGCCTTCAGCAACCAGCTGCAATGCGCTAAATGCCATATCACCTACAACCCGCCGCTGCCCAATCTGTTCTCATTCAACAGCCCGCTGGGTGCCTGCGATACCTGTCGAGGATTCGGCCGCACCATCGGCATTGATATGGATCTGATTATCCCGGATCCCTCCCGCTCACTGGCAGACGGCGCTATCAAGCCCTTTGGGTCAGAAAAAGACGGGCGTATGGAGTACGATGATCTGATGGATTTTTGCCGGCGCCGCAGGATTTCCACCCGAGTTCCATTTAAACGGCTAAAGGCGGCCGACAAAAAAGCGATCATCGAAGGCACATCTAACTATTACGGCGTCAAAGGCCTGTTTCGCTGGCTGGAGAGAAAAACCTACAAGATGCCCGTACGCGTATTTCTGTCGCGCTACCGCAGCTATGATATCTGCCCGGATTGCGACGGCGCGCGCTTCAAAGATGAAACCCTGCTTTACCGATTGGCCGATCGCACCATCGCCCAAGTTTACCAAAAAAATGTGCTCCAAGCCCTTGATTTTTTCAATCGCCTGAGACTGCCCGAACGGGATGAGGCCGGCCTGCTGGTTCGCGATGAAGTTCGCAGCCGTCTGACCTATCTTAAAGATGTCGGCCTGGGGTATCTGACCCTGGACCGCCAATCCCGCACCCTTTCCGGCGGCGAAGTCCAACGGGTGGCATTGGCGTCCGCCCTGGGATCCTCATTGGTCAATACCCTGTATGTTCTCGATGAGCCCAGTATCGGTTTGCATCCCCGCGATAACCATCGGCTGATTCGCATTTTGAAGGGATTGCGAAACCTGTCCAATACCGTCGTGGTCGTCGAGCATGATCCGGAAATTATCCGCGAAAGCGATTTTCTGCTGGACCTGGGGCCCCGGGCCGGCGAAAAGGGCGGCGAGGTAATGTATTTTGGCCCCACGGCCAATGTCAACGGCTCGCTGACCGGCCAGTACCTGAAAGGCAAACGCCGCATTGAGCATAGCAGGCAAACCCGGCGCCCCGATAAAAACCGCTGGATCACCATCAAAAAAGCCGCTGAAAATAATTTAAAAAACATCGATGTGCGGATTCCGCTGGGAATGTTCGTCTGTCTGACGGGCGTATCCGGTTCCGGCAAATCAACCCTAGCAGAGGAAATCCTTTACAAAGCCGTCAAACGTGCACTGGGCGATCCCCAGGACCGCCCCGGTCGCCACCAGAAGCTCACTGGTATAAACCACATCGACGATGTGGTGTTGATCGATCAGCGCGCCATCGGGCGCACACCGCGTGCCAATGCGCTGACCTACACCAAAGCCCTTGACCCCATCCGCAAACTGCTGGCCGCCACCGAAGACGCCCGCGCCAAAAATTTTGGGCCGGGCTATTTTTCCTTTAACGTCGACGGCGGAAGGTGTGAAACCTGCAAAGGCGATGGTTTCGAAAAGGTTGAAATGCAGTTTCTGTCGGATGTGTTCATTACCTGCCCTGATTGTAAGGGGCGCCGTTTTACAGAAGCCATATTGCAGATCACCTATCAGGGAAAAAACATCAACGATATTCTCAATCTAACCGTCAGCCAGGCCCTGGATTTTTTTATTGATCAGTCCAAAATTGTGACCGCTCTGCAACCGCTGGCCGGTGTTGGTTTGAGCTATCTGCGCCTGGGTCAGCCGATCAACACCCTCTCCGGTGGTGAGGCCCAACGCCTGAAATTGTCGCGCCATTTAAAGTCCAACGGTAAAAGGGCAGGCCAGCGCCTGTTTATTTTCGATGAGCCTACCACCGGTCTGCATTTTGATGACATCGGCAAATTGCTCGCATCCCTGCAGCGCCTGGTGGATGACGGCAATACGGTTTTGGTCATCGAGCACAACATGGATGTGGTTAAAACCGCAGACTGGGTTATTGATTTGGGGCCCGAAGGCGGAGATGACGGCGGCCAACTGGTGGCCAGCGGAACGCCTCAAAAAATCGCCCAAAACGGCAATTCACATACCGGACGGTTCCTAAAAGCCTATTTGGAAGGAAAAGGCCGTCTGAAACGACCGACATCCGGCCGACCGGCTGAGGTTGCCGATCCGATGGCCGCTTTCGGCGCTTCAGCAACGCCGAAGCGTATATCCTTAAAAGGCGCCCGCGAGCACAATTTGAAAAACATCAGCCTGACCGTTCCCCAGAACGAACTGGTGGTGCTCAGCGGGGTTTCGGGTTCGGGCAAATCCACTCTGGCCTTTGACATTCTGTTTGCCGAAGGGCAGCGCCGCTACCTGGAAAGCCTCGCCCCCTACGTTCGCCAGTATATGAAAATATTGGAACGCCCGGATGTGGACCTGGTCACCGGTCTGGCACCGACCGTGGCCATCGAGCAGCGCATCAGTCATTCGAGCCGCCGCTCAACGGTAGCCACCTTGACTGAAATTTACCATTTTCTCAGGCTGTTATTCAGCAAACTTGGCCATCAGCACTGCCCGGGATGCGACCGACAGCTAACAGCCCAAAGCCAGGCTGCCATCGTCAAGCAACTCCGTCAACGTTATGCCCGAAAGCGGGCAACAATGCTGGCCACCCAGGTTTTCGGGCGCAAGGGTTTTCATAAAGACGTGCTGGCCCGTGCACTGAAAAAAGGATTCAAAAAGGCCCGCATCGATGGCCGCATGACGCCCCTCAAAGAAGGTATGGCCTTGAGCCGCTATCACGAACACACGATTGAATTGGTGGTCGGGCGCCTGCCGTCTAAGAATCTGGCGCCACTGGTGGACAAAGCCTTGAAAATCGGCAACGGCAGCCTCACGCTTGTCGGCCGGGGGGGTCATGAAGAAATTTATAGCCTCTCAGGCACCTGCCCGACTTGCGGTATCAGCCTGGAACCCCTTGACCCGCGATTGTTTTCCTTTAATAGCAAGCAGGGCGCCTGCCCCGATTGCGGCGGGCTGGGGGTAACCGGCATCCTGGAAATCGACGATGACGACGTTCCGATTGCCACCACAGTCTGTGTGAGCTGCGCAGGCAGCCGTCTCAAGCCCCAGACCCGGGCGGTTAAAGTCGGCGGTCATTCCATCTGGGACCTGGTACGCAAACCGGCGCAGGACACATTTAACGCCATCAAAAAATTAAAATTTCCTGCAGCGCAAAAACCCATCGCCGAACCGGTGGTCAACGAAATTCTGACGCGACTGTCTTTGCTCAACCAGCTGGGCCTATCCTATCTGTCACTGTCGCGCAGCGGCGACACCTTGTCTGGCGGCGAGGCCCAGCGGGTGCGCCTGGCCGCCCAGTTGGGCTCAAATCTGACCGGTGTCTGCTACATCCTGGATGAACCCACCATCGGGCTGCATGCCCGTGATAACGGGATCCTGATCGATGCCCTCAAGACCCTGCGGGACCGCGGCAACAGCATTCTGGTAGTTGAGCATGACGAGGAAACCATTCGCGCAGCGGATACCATTATCGATTTAGGTCCGGGTGCCGGTCAGGACGGCGGCAAGGTGGTAGCCTCCGGTGGGCTCCATCATTTAAAGAAAGTCAAATCGTCGATTACCGGTGCTCTGATTGACGGGCATGCCAAGAAAATTTCATCCCGGCTCAGACCCTACCGCTCGGCCAAAAAACTGTTTGTTCAGGGGGCCAAGACCAACAACCTCAAAAATATCAGCGCGCGTTTTCCTCTTGGCCGCCTGGTTTGCATCACCGGTGTCTCAGGTTCGGGCAAATCCTCTTTGCTTAAAGAAACGCTGTATAAGGGTCTGCGCAACCGCCTGCAGAAGAAAAATTATCCGGCCGGCCAATGCAAGGACATTAAAGGTTGGCAGCAGATTCAGCGGGTATTAGAAGTTGATCACAGCCCCATCGGGCGCACGCCGCGATCGGTGCCCGCATCCTATGTCGGTTTTTTAAGCGAAATTCGAAAATTGTTTTCATTGACACCGACGGCCAGGGCCAGAGGCTATAAACCCGGCCGCTTTTCATTTAATGTGGCCGAAGGCCGCTGTGATGCCTGCAAAGGACAGGGGCGACCTAAAGTGAAAATGAGTTTTCTGCCGGATGTGTATGTACCCTGCGAGATCTGCCGCGGCAAGCGGTATAATAAGGAGACCCTGGCTATCCAGTACAAAGGCAAAAGCATGGCTGATGTCTTGGAAATGACCTTTGCCGAAGCGGTACGTTTTTTCTCGGCCGTCCCCAACATCCGCCGCGCCGTGCAGTTTGTTTGTGACGTCGGACTCGGCTATCTGTGCCTGGGACAACCCAGCCCGACCCTATCCGGCGGTGAGGCCCAGCGCATCAAACTGGCCAAGCAACTGGTTAAGCGCTCAAATGGACACACGTTCTATATATTGGATGAGCCGACCACCGGGTTGCACCTGGCCGATATTATGCGGCTGATCAACGTGTTGCAAGCCCTGGTAGATGAGGGCAACACCGTGGCCATTATTGAGCACAACATGGAAATCATCAAAGAAGCTGACCACATTATTGACCTGGGCCCGGAAGGCGGCGATCAAGGCGGCCGTGTGGTGGCCACCGGATCACCGGCGGAGCTTCTCAAATTTAGTGCTAAATCTCATACTGCCAGGTGCTTTCAGCGGTATCTCAACGGTTCAGAGGTTCAGGGTTCAGAGGTTCAGAGGTTCAAAGGTTCAAAGGTAAAGTAG